The proteins below come from a single Miscanthus floridulus cultivar M001 chromosome 1, ASM1932011v1, whole genome shotgun sequence genomic window:
- the LOC136543588 gene encoding peptide methionine sulfoxide reductase B5-like, whose amino-acid sequence MASGDNSKQRSEEEWRAVLSPEQFRILRQKGTELPGTGEYNKFYGDGVYNCAGCGTPLYKSTTKFDSGCGWPAFFEGLPGAINRTPDPDGRRVEITCAACGGHLGHVFKGEGFKTPTDERHCVNSVSIKISPSS is encoded by the exons ATGGCGTCGGGTGATAACAGCAAGCAGAGGAGCGAGGAGGAGTGGCGCGCCGTCCTCTCCCCCGAGCAGTTCCGCATCCTCCGCCAGAAGGGCACCGA GTTACCTGGGACAGGAGAGTACAACAAATTCTATGGCGATGGGGTTTATAACTGTGCTGGCTGCGGGACTCCCCTGTACAAGTCCACCACAAAATTTGATTCTGGCTGTGGCTGGCCTGCATTCTTTGAGGGGCTTCCAGGAGCCATAAACCGAACA CCGGATCCTGATGGTAGGAGGGTAGAGATCACATGTGCAGCTTGCGGTGGGCATTTAGGCCATGTGTTCAAGGGAGAAGGCTTCAAGACACCTACTGATGAGCGCCACTGCGTGAACAGTGTTTCTATCAAGATCAGTCCTAGCTCCTAG